A single window of Priestia filamentosa DNA harbors:
- a CDS encoding YycC family protein, with product MRPLQISAETAQKLAQSLNMPLEQIMHMPQHILLAKLAEMQKEEQ from the coding sequence ATGAGACCTTTACAAATATCGGCTGAAACAGCTCAAAAACTAGCACAGTCGCTAAATATGCCGCTTGAGCAAATTATGCATATGCCACAGCATATCCTACTTGCAAAGCTTGCGGAAATGCAAAAAGAAGAACAATAA
- a CDS encoding ABC transporter ATP-binding protein, whose protein sequence is MLKRFFSYYKPYKKLFILDFSCAVFVGILELAFPIAVNEVIDRLLPMENWTVISLACLGLLVIYLLNTGLQYIVTFWGHKLGINIETDMRRKLFGHMQKLSFSYYDENKTGHSISRLTKDLEEIGEVAHHGPEDVFVAIMTLLGAFGIMLTINWKLAVLSFIVIPLLMICAVHFNKKMTKTFRKMFSDVGDINARVEDSIGGIRVVKAFANEEHEQKRFEINNERYRQTKLQSYKIMAQNIMANYMLMRTVTLFTLLFGTLFVIKGQLTYGEFVAFLLLSNILIGPIQKINAVIESYPKGIAGFKRYTEIMDTHPDIVDAAHAKDMTVKGEIRYENVAFRYKNMERVLNGLTLSIKEGETVAFVGPSGAGKTTLCSLLPRFYEIEEGQITIDGVDIRDFTLQSLRSQIGIVQQDVFLFSGTIRENLSYGKLDATEEEIEEAARKAQLSDFISNQPDGLDTIIGERGVKLSGGQKQRLAIARIFLKNPPILILDEATSALDTETEVAIQQALNELSKGRTTLVIAHRLATIKNADRIMVVTKSGITEQGTHDKLLGEEGIYSRLHQAQFG, encoded by the coding sequence GTGTTAAAACGTTTTTTTTCATATTATAAACCATATAAAAAACTTTTCATCCTTGATTTTTCATGTGCTGTTTTTGTTGGGATTTTAGAGCTTGCTTTTCCGATTGCTGTAAATGAAGTGATTGATCGTTTACTTCCTATGGAAAACTGGACTGTTATCTCATTGGCATGTTTAGGTCTTTTGGTTATTTATCTTCTTAATACAGGTCTTCAGTACATTGTAACTTTTTGGGGACATAAACTTGGTATTAATATCGAAACAGATATGAGAAGAAAGCTTTTTGGTCACATGCAAAAGCTCTCTTTTAGCTACTATGACGAAAACAAAACAGGACATTCGATTTCACGGCTGACAAAAGATCTAGAAGAGATCGGGGAAGTTGCTCATCATGGGCCTGAGGATGTATTTGTCGCTATTATGACGCTTCTAGGCGCATTTGGAATTATGCTTACAATTAATTGGAAACTTGCTGTACTTTCTTTTATCGTTATCCCACTTTTAATGATTTGTGCGGTTCACTTTAACAAAAAGATGACAAAAACATTTCGTAAAATGTTTAGTGATGTAGGGGATATTAATGCCCGCGTAGAGGATAGCATTGGAGGCATTCGCGTTGTAAAAGCATTTGCAAATGAAGAACATGAACAAAAACGCTTTGAAATAAACAATGAACGCTATCGCCAAACAAAGCTTCAATCTTATAAAATTATGGCTCAAAATATTATGGCCAACTACATGCTTATGCGCACTGTAACCCTCTTTACGCTTTTGTTTGGGACGCTTTTCGTTATAAAAGGTCAGCTTACATATGGAGAGTTTGTTGCGTTTCTTCTCCTTTCTAATATTTTAATAGGACCAATCCAAAAAATTAATGCGGTAATCGAAAGTTATCCAAAAGGAATTGCCGGGTTCAAGCGTTATACTGAAATCATGGATACACATCCTGATATCGTTGATGCAGCGCACGCTAAAGATATGACGGTAAAAGGAGAAATCCGTTACGAAAACGTTGCATTTCGATACAAAAATATGGAAAGAGTCTTAAATGGACTAACCCTTTCTATTAAAGAGGGTGAGACAGTTGCGTTTGTAGGTCCATCAGGAGCAGGAAAAACAACTTTGTGCAGCTTGCTTCCTCGTTTTTATGAGATTGAAGAAGGGCAAATTACAATTGATGGCGTAGACATTCGGGACTTTACTCTTCAATCACTGCGTAGCCAAATTGGCATTGTTCAGCAAGATGTTTTCCTTTTTTCAGGTACGATTCGGGAGAATTTAAGCTATGGTAAATTAGACGCAACAGAGGAAGAGATAGAGGAAGCAGCTCGTAAAGCCCAGCTGTCTGACTTTATTTCAAATCAGCCTGACGGACTTGACACGATTATTGGAGAGCGAGGAGTCAAACTTTCTGGCGGTCAAAAACAACGCCTTGCTATTGCACGAATTTTTCTTAAAAACCCACCAATTTTAATTTTAGATGAAGCAACTTCTGCTCTTGATACGGAAACAGAAGTTGCCATCCAACAAGCGTTAAATGAGCTTTCAAAAGGGCGCACAACCCTTGTTATTGCTCATCGTCTTGCTACAATCAAAAATGCCGATCGCATTATGGTTGTCACAAAAAGTGGTATAACAGAACAAGGAACACATGATAAATTGCTGGGAGAAGAAGGAATATATAGCCGTCTTCACCAAGCACAGTTTGGATAA
- a CDS encoding ABC transporter permease, producing MRIINLMVKEIKSYCRDKQTFLFYLALPIGLMFILGTALSGAFAKDVSINNVNILYKNKGDSEFTESFKSFIKEMEKENDLSFKEAKGKLDGKEAIRKGEYTAYIELHSKEVKIYKNSAASVEQSVVQAIMQNFVDRYNAVYEVTKINPKGIEEAITASNSDYMKERSLNSPDKPNSMDYYAVVMTTMTAFFSLFHSFHLLRGETVLHTSDRLLSSPISKFEIFVGKVLGNLVVNMMFLLAVILFSKYVFKANWGDHLFLIFLLLATEVFLAVSLGICISYIAKTPQTTSVISIVFVQLANFFGGAYFPFTAEEGTFLHLIVNLSPLHWANKGILDVIYAGSFDTALSVLFGNIGIALLCILITTFALQRREGL from the coding sequence ATGAGGATCATCAATCTGATGGTAAAGGAAATAAAAAGCTACTGTCGAGATAAACAAACGTTTCTGTTTTATCTCGCTCTTCCAATTGGTCTTATGTTTATTTTAGGAACAGCTCTTTCTGGAGCGTTTGCAAAAGATGTGTCTATTAATAATGTGAACATTTTATATAAAAATAAAGGAGACAGTGAATTCACCGAAAGTTTTAAAAGTTTTATAAAAGAAATGGAGAAAGAAAATGATCTATCTTTTAAAGAAGCAAAAGGAAAGTTAGATGGAAAAGAAGCGATAAGGAAGGGAGAATATACAGCTTATATTGAACTTCACTCAAAAGAGGTAAAAATTTATAAAAATAGCGCTGCCTCTGTTGAACAAAGCGTTGTTCAAGCTATTATGCAAAATTTCGTAGATCGATATAATGCTGTATATGAAGTAACTAAAATAAATCCTAAAGGAATAGAAGAAGCTATAACAGCAAGCAACAGTGACTACATGAAAGAAAGGTCACTAAACTCACCTGATAAGCCAAATTCGATGGATTACTACGCTGTTGTGATGACAACAATGACAGCATTTTTTAGCTTGTTTCATAGTTTTCATCTTTTAAGAGGAGAAACAGTGCTTCATACGAGTGACAGACTTCTATCTTCACCAATTAGCAAGTTTGAAATTTTCGTTGGCAAGGTTTTAGGGAATTTAGTGGTGAATATGATGTTTCTCTTAGCAGTTATTTTATTTAGTAAATACGTTTTTAAAGCAAATTGGGGGGATCATCTCTTCCTTATTTTCCTCCTTTTAGCTACGGAAGTATTTCTAGCTGTCAGCTTAGGAATTTGTATTAGCTATATTGCTAAAACTCCTCAAACAACAAGCGTTATTTCCATTGTTTTTGTACAGCTCGCTAACTTTTTTGGAGGCGCCTATTTTCCTTTCACAGCAGAAGAGGGCACATTTTTGCACCTTATCGTAAATCTTTCTCCGCTTCATTGGGCAAATAAAGGAATATTAGATGTTATATATGCGGGAAGTTTTGACACAGCTCTCTCCGTTCTCTTTGGTAACATTGGGATCGCTTTACTATGTATTTTAATCACTACTTTTGCTCTGCAGAGACGGGAGGGACTATAA
- a CDS encoding PhzF family phenazine biosynthesis protein encodes MTIKFHIVDVFSKGRYSGNQLAVFENAHHLSTEEMQKIAKEVNFSETTFLLDDKERDGAWDVRIFTPTEEVPFAGHPTLGTAHIIRQHLLEADVKNITLRYKIGPISVTFEEDGKVFMLQNEPTFGKTIEKEEAAAVLNIGTEELCDTYPVQEVSTGLPVIIAPIKTLQTVKNIVVNERAYFEMIKDREAKAIMVFCPETVEGNTLHARDFCSYYGVPEDPATGSANGCLGAYCIYHNYFRESSISMTVEQGYEIGRPSLLFVKVKKDEKFYIEVGGYVEHIASGAWNV; translated from the coding sequence ATGACCATTAAATTTCATATTGTTGATGTGTTTTCAAAAGGGCGCTACAGTGGAAATCAGCTTGCTGTTTTTGAAAATGCTCATCATTTATCAACGGAAGAGATGCAGAAGATTGCAAAAGAAGTGAATTTCTCTGAAACAACCTTTCTTTTGGATGATAAAGAAAGGGACGGAGCGTGGGATGTAAGGATTTTTACGCCAACAGAAGAGGTTCCATTTGCAGGGCATCCCACGTTAGGAACAGCACATATTATTAGACAACATTTATTGGAAGCAGATGTGAAAAATATTACCTTACGTTATAAGATTGGCCCAATTTCAGTTACATTTGAAGAAGACGGAAAAGTTTTTATGCTCCAAAATGAACCAACATTCGGGAAAACGATTGAAAAAGAAGAAGCTGCTGCTGTTTTAAATATAGGGACAGAAGAGCTTTGTGATACATATCCTGTTCAAGAAGTTTCAACAGGACTGCCTGTCATTATTGCTCCTATCAAAACACTACAAACCGTTAAAAACATTGTTGTGAATGAAAGAGCTTATTTTGAAATGATAAAAGATAGAGAAGCAAAAGCAATCATGGTATTTTGTCCTGAAACAGTAGAAGGGAATACGCTGCATGCTCGTGATTTTTGCTCTTACTATGGAGTCCCGGAAGATCCAGCGACAGGAAGTGCTAATGGCTGTCTTGGTGCCTACTGCATCTACCACAACTATTTTAGGGAAAGCTCTATATCTATGACGGTCGAACAAGGGTATGAGATAGGGAGACCTTCTCTTTTGTTTGTAAAAGTAAAAAAGGATGAGAAATTTTATATCGAAGTTGGTGGATATGTCGAACATATTGCTTCTGGGGCATGGAACGTATAG
- a CDS encoding MFS transporter, translating to MGTTVAAPKPDSIEKITVYNILFIIGLCHLLNDALQAVIPAMFPILERSMGLTFTQLGLISFTLNMVSSVMQPVVGLYTDKKPIPYALPLGLTSSMLGMFFLAFAPSFETILLCVFFIGLGSAVFHPEGSRVAYMAAGNRRGLAQSIYQVGGNSGQALAPLMTALVLAKLGQGGAAWFTIFGGVAVALLFYIARWYSSRLVMYTPKKRKAERQMNVESKKAIKGALLIIIFLIFARSWYISAISNFYAFYTIQNYEASISESQSYIFLFLLMGAVGTFLGGPLADRFGKRNVILFSMLGTVPFSLSLPYVSPLLAYVFLALIGLVLMSSFSVTVVYAQELVPGKIGTMSGLTVGLAFGMGAIGGVALGFFIDKIGLNPTIISVGFLPILGFLTFLLPKDERIQEWYK from the coding sequence ATGGGAACTACTGTTGCTGCACCAAAACCGGATAGCATAGAAAAAATAACAGTGTACAACATTTTATTTATTATTGGACTTTGTCATTTATTAAATGATGCCTTACAAGCTGTTATCCCTGCTATGTTTCCAATTTTAGAAAGATCAATGGGATTGACATTCACACAACTTGGACTTATTTCTTTTACCCTTAACATGGTTTCTTCTGTCATGCAGCCTGTTGTAGGGCTTTATACAGACAAGAAACCAATCCCTTATGCTCTGCCACTTGGGCTTACAAGCAGTATGCTTGGCATGTTTTTTCTTGCTTTTGCTCCTTCATTTGAAACTATTTTACTTTGTGTATTTTTTATCGGGCTTGGATCTGCAGTTTTTCATCCAGAAGGTTCGCGTGTAGCCTACATGGCAGCTGGAAATAGACGCGGGCTTGCTCAATCTATTTATCAAGTCGGAGGAAATTCAGGGCAAGCGCTTGCTCCTTTAATGACAGCGCTTGTGCTAGCAAAGCTTGGGCAAGGGGGAGCTGCTTGGTTTACAATCTTCGGCGGGGTGGCCGTTGCTCTACTTTTTTATATTGCTAGATGGTATAGTTCACGCCTTGTTATGTATACGCCGAAGAAGCGAAAAGCAGAGCGCCAGATGAATGTAGAATCCAAAAAAGCAATTAAAGGCGCATTACTTATCATTATTTTTCTCATCTTTGCCCGTTCTTGGTATATTAGTGCCATTTCTAATTTTTATGCTTTTTATACGATTCAAAACTATGAAGCAAGCATCTCTGAATCTCAAAGCTATATTTTTCTTTTTCTTCTCATGGGAGCTGTTGGGACATTTTTAGGCGGACCTCTTGCAGATCGTTTTGGCAAAAGAAACGTTATATTATTTTCAATGCTTGGAACCGTTCCATTCTCACTTTCCTTACCATATGTCAGTCCGCTCTTAGCTTACGTTTTTCTAGCTCTCATTGGGCTCGTTTTAATGTCCAGTTTTTCTGTAACTGTTGTATATGCACAAGAACTTGTGCCAGGAAAAATTGGTACAATGTCTGGATTAACCGTTGGATTGGCATTTGGAATGGGAGCTATTGGTGGCGTTGCTTTAGGGTTTTTCATTGATAAAATAGGTCTCAATCCAACGATTATTAGCGTCGGTTTCCTCCCTATCCTTGGATTTTTAACGTTTCTTCTTCCAAAAGATGAACGGATCCAAGAGTGGTATAAATAA
- a CDS encoding HU family DNA-binding protein has product MNKTDLINAVAEKAELSKKDATKALDALFDTISSTLSKEEKIQLIGFGTFEVRERSARTGRNPQTGEEIQIPASKVPAFKAGKELKEAVK; this is encoded by the coding sequence GTGAATAAAACAGATTTAATTAATGCAGTAGCTGAAAAAGCGGAACTAAGCAAAAAAGATGCAACAAAAGCTCTTGATGCTTTGTTTGACACAATTTCATCAACATTATCAAAAGAAGAAAAAATCCAGCTCATTGGATTCGGTACATTTGAAGTACGTGAGCGCTCAGCTCGTACAGGCCGTAATCCACAAACAGGAGAAGAAATTCAAATCCCAGCTTCAAAAGTACCTGCCTTTAAAGCAGGGAAAGAGTTAAAAGAAGCTGTTAAGTAA
- a CDS encoding polysaccharide deacetylase family protein has protein sequence MKKKGVIVLSCLFLVFIVGFASYLFYKKENTKEAPQALVTEKEYTPIYSVPSPYTEREVKGYLTKDTEYRNYIAFNQDWWRVAVGNDVGYVPRKETKIASATAVKNQSLTSAFEGETFLVKKATPIYRSMSKTSKKIGEFDQRTQIEAKDTDKDWMEVNVGGLIGYIPKDSVEKQNGVPVLMYHHLLKDEENHNFRGVSTTITPEAFDEQMKWLHDNGYTAITLKELEPYIQGKKALPEKSVVITFDDGIISSRDYAYPILKKYGFKAENFIITGRIPKESKPFNPDRLDFLSYQDMEKMKDVFSFGSHTNALHSMNEENKRGMITQLPYEQVLADFNQSRQALPAHSSYFAYPFGHLNETSVQAVKDAGFTLAFTTQKGYVFPGDNPLLLNRFGIGPDITLEKFQEIFK, from the coding sequence ATGAAGAAAAAAGGGGTTATTGTTTTATCTTGTTTATTCTTAGTGTTTATTGTCGGATTTGCTTCATATCTCTTCTATAAGAAAGAAAATACAAAAGAAGCTCCACAAGCTCTTGTAACAGAAAAGGAATACACGCCAATCTATTCTGTTCCTTCTCCTTACACAGAAAGAGAAGTTAAAGGGTATTTAACGAAAGATACTGAGTATCGCAACTATATAGCGTTTAACCAAGACTGGTGGCGAGTTGCTGTTGGAAACGATGTTGGCTATGTTCCACGCAAGGAAACGAAAATAGCGAGTGCAACAGCTGTCAAAAATCAGTCGTTAACGAGCGCTTTTGAGGGAGAAACATTTTTAGTAAAAAAAGCAACGCCGATTTATCGCTCAATGTCTAAAACGTCTAAAAAAATTGGAGAATTTGATCAGCGTACTCAAATTGAAGCAAAAGATACAGATAAAGATTGGATGGAAGTGAACGTTGGCGGTCTTATCGGTTACATTCCAAAAGATAGTGTTGAAAAACAAAATGGCGTTCCTGTTCTTATGTATCATCACCTTTTAAAAGATGAGGAGAATCATAACTTCAGAGGTGTTTCAACAACTATCACTCCTGAAGCCTTTGATGAGCAAATGAAGTGGCTTCATGACAATGGCTATACGGCTATTACGCTCAAAGAATTAGAGCCTTACATACAAGGAAAAAAAGCGTTACCTGAAAAATCTGTTGTTATTACGTTTGATGATGGGATTATTTCTTCGAGAGATTATGCTTATCCTATTCTTAAAAAATATGGATTTAAAGCAGAAAACTTCATTATTACAGGTAGAATTCCAAAGGAAAGTAAACCATTCAATCCAGATCGATTAGACTTTTTAAGCTATCAAGATATGGAGAAAATGAAGGATGTATTCTCGTTTGGTTCTCACACAAACGCACTCCATTCAATGAATGAGGAGAATAAACGCGGGATGATTACCCAACTTCCTTATGAGCAAGTGTTAGCAGACTTCAACCAAAGTAGACAAGCACTTCCAGCACACTCTTCATATTTCGCTTATCCTTTTGGACATTTAAATGAGACATCTGTTCAAGCTGTCAAAGATGCAGGATTCACTCTAGCCTTTACAACCCAAAAAGGCTATGTCTTTCCTGGGGATAACCCACTGTTGCTTAACCGTTTTGGTATTGGACCAGACATAACATTGGAAAAGTTTCAAGAGATTTTCAAATAA
- a CDS encoding hemolysin family protein, with protein MDTTIIINLILVALLIVLTAFFVGAEFAVVKVRMSRIEQLISEGNKKAVAVKKLVTNLDYYLSACQLGITVTALGLGTLGEPTVERLLHPAFHELGIPTAWTTVVSYALALGIMTFLHVVLGELAPKTLAIQYTERVTLLLAQPLVLFGKILFPLIWLLNGSARIILRIFGVKPAGHEQAHSEEELKIIMTQSYQSGEINQTELSYMQNILSFDERVAKDIMVPRTRMIVFDQEMEKEELLQIIDENHFTRYPVTEEGDKDKIIGVVNAKEMVTNLVLGRSLNMKKHIHPIPFIHESTRLQDVLVKMKKEHIHIAVVMDEYGGTSGIISMEDILEEIVGDIQDEFDTDEIPDVVEQEQGYYLLNGRVLLDDLEERFGMTFDQRENVDTIGGWMQVKMASTPDENPVVEDEQYRFEVVEIENHQILQVSFLIKELNEEMEEDTERKHG; from the coding sequence TTGGACACGACCATTATCATTAATTTAATATTAGTAGCTCTTTTAATAGTATTGACAGCCTTTTTTGTAGGGGCCGAATTTGCTGTTGTAAAAGTAAGAATGTCGCGAATTGAGCAGCTTATCTCAGAAGGAAATAAAAAAGCGGTTGCTGTAAAGAAACTAGTAACCAATTTGGATTATTACCTTTCAGCTTGTCAGCTCGGAATCACAGTGACAGCTTTAGGTCTTGGGACGCTCGGAGAACCTACTGTAGAGCGACTTTTGCACCCTGCATTTCATGAATTGGGCATTCCTACAGCTTGGACAACAGTTGTTTCTTACGCGCTTGCATTAGGTATTATGACGTTTTTACATGTTGTCTTAGGAGAACTTGCTCCGAAAACATTGGCTATTCAGTATACTGAGAGAGTTACACTTTTGTTAGCTCAGCCGCTTGTGCTATTTGGGAAAATTTTATTTCCTCTCATTTGGCTTTTAAACGGCTCAGCGCGCATTATCCTTCGCATATTTGGGGTAAAGCCTGCCGGTCATGAACAAGCACACTCAGAAGAAGAGCTTAAAATTATTATGACGCAGAGTTATCAAAGTGGAGAAATCAATCAAACAGAGCTTTCATATATGCAAAACATCCTTTCATTTGATGAAAGGGTTGCAAAAGATATTATGGTACCAAGAACAAGAATGATTGTTTTTGATCAGGAGATGGAAAAGGAAGAGCTTTTACAAATTATTGATGAAAACCACTTTACACGTTACCCTGTAACAGAAGAAGGAGATAAAGACAAAATTATTGGTGTTGTAAATGCTAAGGAAATGGTCACAAACCTTGTGCTTGGACGATCATTAAATATGAAAAAACATATCCATCCGATTCCTTTTATTCATGAATCAACACGTTTGCAAGATGTGTTAGTGAAGATGAAAAAAGAACACATTCATATTGCCGTTGTTATGGATGAATATGGAGGAACGTCAGGAATTATTTCGATGGAGGATATATTAGAAGAAATTGTAGGTGACATCCAAGACGAATTTGATACTGATGAAATTCCAGACGTAGTAGAACAAGAACAGGGCTACTACCTTTTAAATGGACGCGTTCTTTTAGATGATTTAGAAGAGCGATTCGGAATGACGTTTGATCAGCGAGAGAACGTTGATACAATTGGGGGATGGATGCAAGTAAAGATGGCTTCAACCCCAGATGAGAATCCTGTTGTTGAAGATGAGCAATACCGTTTTGAAGTAGTAGAAATTGAAAATCATCAAATTCTTCAAGTCTCTTTCTTAATTAAAGAATTAAATGAAGAAATGGAAGAGGATACGGAACGAAAGCACGGATAG
- a CDS encoding TIGR03943 family putative permease subunit has protein sequence MVRILILIGFSFIFMHLHATGTINKYINMKYSYISFSTIFIFILLTIAQVYFYVKDGDKKNHDDHDHEHDHSCSCGHDHSHDEDKWYKKLIVYPIMIFPLVAVMCFPIATLDSKMVEAKGFHFPILEGDDASSNHQILQPDTSTYYGAEDYDKLMDKSKKQYEKKNSIILNDDNYLKGMETIYNFPGEFTGKTVSLTGFSYNSDDLKKNEVFLFRFGIIHCVADSGVYGMLIQFPDDMDLENDEWLRVSGELDTMYYQPFKKTIPVLKVKKYEKISEPEDTYVYRQY, from the coding sequence GTGGTACGCATTTTAATCTTAATTGGCTTTAGTTTTATTTTTATGCACCTTCATGCTACAGGAACAATTAATAAATATATTAATATGAAATATAGCTATATCTCATTTAGTACGATATTTATCTTTATTTTACTAACCATTGCTCAAGTTTATTTTTACGTAAAAGATGGCGATAAGAAAAATCATGATGATCATGATCATGAACATGATCATTCATGCAGCTGTGGCCATGATCACAGTCATGATGAAGATAAATGGTACAAAAAGCTCATTGTGTATCCAATTATGATTTTCCCTCTCGTTGCTGTTATGTGCTTCCCAATTGCAACTCTTGATTCAAAAATGGTTGAAGCAAAAGGGTTTCACTTTCCTATTCTAGAAGGTGATGATGCGTCAAGTAACCATCAAATTTTGCAACCTGATACGAGCACATATTACGGAGCAGAAGATTACGACAAATTAATGGATAAATCAAAGAAACAGTATGAAAAGAAAAACTCCATTATTCTAAATGACGACAATTATTTAAAGGGAATGGAAACTATCTATAACTTCCCTGGAGAGTTCACAGGAAAAACGGTATCACTAACCGGTTTTTCTTATAATAGTGATGACTTGAAGAAGAATGAAGTTTTTCTATTTAGATTCGGAATCATTCACTGTGTAGCAGATTCAGGTGTCTATGGGATGCTCATTCAATTCCCAGACGATATGGACTTAGAAAATGACGAATGGCTACGTGTAAGCGGAGAACTAGATACAATGTATTATCAACCATTCAAAAAAACAATTCCTGTTTTAAAAGTGAAAAAGTACGAGAAAATAAGCGAACCAGAAGATACTTATGTTTATCGTCAATACTAA
- a CDS encoding ABC transporter permease — protein sequence MKETGWIIKNIIKSLLNMKGGLLLYLFIPLAGIILSTVIHGSDNPDIRIGVVDEDKSGLTKDTFSFLKGLENMNVEKISIKQQEESLTAGEKDLIIIFNSGFEESVKRGKPEGIELVSLKGEEATAFVKSYLASYIDNVASIAHGTEGDEEFQLVYNRYQNSEVSVTAGTLENTSQYKQMTYSSIGFLIVIMLSFAMSLSLLILKEKETRTYYRITAAPITARQYVAANIIVNMIVMSVQVILTLTVMKVVFHIDYGLASWQLFSLMFLFSFVSVGLSLALISFVNSTSAAPALQNAVLIPTCMLSGCFWPIEVMPDSIQKLADFLPQKWVLETITKFQEGKGLEDLYMNFIVLFSFGIAFFLIAIYKFSRNKSVRTFV from the coding sequence GTGAAAGAAACAGGATGGATTATAAAAAATATTATAAAAAGCTTGTTAAATATGAAAGGAGGTCTTCTTTTATATTTATTCATTCCGCTTGCAGGAATTATTTTATCAACAGTTATACATGGAAGTGACAATCCGGACATCCGAATTGGCGTTGTTGATGAAGATAAAAGTGGACTCACAAAAGACACTTTCTCTTTTTTAAAAGGATTAGAAAATATGAATGTTGAAAAAATTTCAATTAAACAACAAGAGGAATCTCTAACAGCAGGAGAAAAAGATCTTATTATTATTTTTAATAGCGGATTTGAGGAAAGTGTTAAAAGAGGAAAACCAGAAGGGATTGAGCTTGTATCCCTTAAAGGAGAAGAAGCAACGGCTTTTGTAAAAAGCTATCTTGCCAGTTATATTGATAATGTGGCTTCAATTGCGCATGGAACAGAGGGGGATGAAGAGTTTCAGCTTGTTTATAACCGCTATCAGAACTCTGAAGTTAGTGTAACAGCCGGCACACTTGAAAACACCTCTCAGTATAAGCAAATGACGTACAGTTCCATTGGTTTTCTAATTGTCATCATGTTATCCTTTGCTATGTCATTATCACTGCTTATTTTAAAAGAGAAAGAGACAAGAACTTATTATAGAATTACGGCAGCTCCTATTACAGCAAGACAGTATGTAGCAGCAAACATTATTGTAAATATGATTGTGATGAGCGTACAGGTTATCTTAACATTAACAGTTATGAAAGTTGTTTTTCACATTGATTACGGGCTGGCGTCTTGGCAACTTTTTTCTCTCATGTTCTTATTTTCTTTTGTATCCGTTGGGCTCTCATTAGCGCTCATCTCTTTTGTGAATTCAACTTCTGCAGCACCTGCTTTACAAAATGCCGTACTTATTCCTACATGCATGCTATCAGGCTGCTTTTGGCCTATTGAAGTTATGCCAGATTCCATCCAGAAACTTGCTGACTTCCTGCCACAAAAATGGGTGTTAGAAACGATTACAAAATTTCAAGAAGGAAAAGGATTAGAAGATTTGTATATGAATTTTATTGTGCTGTTTTCATTTGGGATTGCTTTCTTTTTGATTGCTATCTATAAATTTAGTCGAAATAAAAGTGTACGAACGTTTGTTTAA